In Gimesia sp., the following are encoded in one genomic region:
- a CDS encoding DUF1570 domain-containing protein, protein MRQLCFRFSLYSCLIIFTTLLTAQQLHADLFTYINEEGALVTEEATLYGSGKEAGEMLHALLKPDGSLTLVPQGKIQKRELKAPPKPLTVEQMAKNLEQKFGAKTFRYYIEKPFVIGIVLAAPLDGSDRTEVRVQSFMKKAGRFMHNVDVIFETYSRKLGIELQDYEFPMAMLIFESDDDFESFAKETTGLGDGASNVLAYYSGISNNLILRMSECSSFDTPLHEAIHLQTTNRGVVKRLAPIPTWFMEGIATGFEGDGDRINVSPERINTHYALLSGIAKLLNWGEVVALNGVFQGSILSGDAYVHAWGLHWMLVTQYPDEYVKYVQHLSAMEPFEESSPKQRYEDFVKILKVRPESLQLRFKVELIQAILNQKIKLPPLEDRTVHLEKHKQEMAIVKVTATAYSRLAPPRIEGWLQNISPFRPMTFHVTVQTDAGTYAEWYLPEVGIRRKVKLNPQIAKQLMRGGQGGQWKTYHVEVESAYPGGETAQAWAAGRLPVPVVSRRVEIQSGN, encoded by the coding sequence ATGCGACAGCTTTGTTTCAGGTTCTCTCTCTATTCCTGCCTGATTATTTTCACGACATTATTGACCGCGCAGCAACTTCACGCGGATCTGTTTACCTACATCAATGAAGAAGGAGCCTTAGTAACCGAGGAAGCGACATTATACGGCTCTGGAAAAGAAGCGGGTGAGATGCTGCACGCGCTGCTCAAGCCGGATGGATCGCTGACTCTCGTTCCACAAGGCAAGATTCAGAAACGGGAACTGAAGGCACCGCCGAAGCCGTTGACCGTCGAACAAATGGCCAAAAACCTGGAGCAGAAGTTCGGCGCGAAAACGTTTCGCTACTACATCGAAAAGCCATTCGTCATCGGCATCGTGCTGGCGGCACCGCTGGATGGTTCGGATCGAACCGAAGTCCGCGTGCAGTCGTTCATGAAAAAAGCGGGACGCTTCATGCACAATGTGGACGTCATTTTCGAAACCTATTCGCGGAAGCTGGGGATCGAACTGCAGGATTATGAATTCCCGATGGCCATGCTGATTTTCGAGTCGGACGACGACTTCGAAAGCTTCGCGAAAGAGACTACCGGCCTGGGTGACGGCGCGTCGAATGTGCTGGCTTACTATTCGGGGATCTCCAATAACCTGATTCTCCGCATGAGTGAATGCAGTTCGTTTGATACACCGCTGCACGAAGCAATTCACCTGCAGACCACCAATCGCGGTGTGGTCAAACGTCTGGCTCCGATTCCCACCTGGTTTATGGAAGGAATCGCGACCGGCTTTGAAGGGGATGGCGACCGGATCAACGTCAGTCCGGAACGGATTAATACGCATTATGCTCTCCTGTCTGGTATCGCGAAGCTCCTCAACTGGGGAGAAGTCGTGGCCCTCAATGGCGTCTTTCAGGGAAGCATTCTTTCCGGGGATGCTTACGTACATGCCTGGGGACTGCACTGGATGTTGGTGACGCAATACCCCGATGAATATGTCAAGTACGTTCAGCACCTTTCGGCCATGGAACCCTTCGAGGAATCCTCGCCGAAACAGCGTTACGAGGACTTTGTCAAGATTCTGAAAGTTCGTCCCGAATCGCTGCAGCTACGGTTTAAAGTAGAACTGATTCAGGCGATCCTCAATCAGAAAATCAAACTGCCGCCGCTCGAAGACCGGACAGTCCATCTGGAAAAACACAAACAGGAAATGGCCATCGTCAAAGTGACGGCGACCGCTTATTCTCGACTTGCACCTCCCCGGATTGAAGGCTGGCTGCAGAACATCTCACCCTTTCGACCGATGACGTTTCACGTCACGGTACAGACTGATGCCGGCACCTACGCCGAATGGTATCTGCCCGAAGTCGGAATCCGCCGTAAGGTCAAGTTGAATCCGCAGATTGCCAAACAGTTGATGCGGGGTGGACAGGGAGGTCAGTGGAAGACTTATCATGTTGAAGTCGAATCTGCTTATCCCGGTGGCGAGACGGCTCAGGCCTGGGCTGCAGGAAGATTGCCGGTACCTGTTGTGTCGCGCCGCGTTGAGATACAATCTGGTAACTGA
- a CDS encoding Gfo/Idh/MocA family oxidoreductase — MAAGVVGLASNMALADSAPNERVVLAGIGMRGQGKFLTSSMAAFPDVHIKTICDVDEAVIPAALKSIEKEQGAPPEVVSDFRKVLDDPEIDGVVIATPDHWHAMMAIMACQAGKDVYVEKPVSHNLNEGLKIIEAARKHQRVVQSGIHQRSGSHFQSAVEFVQSGKLGDVRLAKAWIIHRRKSIGRKKDIAVPQGVNYDLWLGPAASRPFNPNRFHYNWHWFWDYGTGEMGNWGVHMLDIARWGLGVDLPERISSSGGKYFFNDDQETPDTQVVQYHYPGKTLVWEHRLWSVHGMEGRNAAAALYGDKGTLVVDRGGWKVYDQKDAATSGTSDQATTHHRNFIDCIKTRNKPTSDIEIGHISSALCHLGNIAYRAGQEIEFDPLQNQIIGNQQAQSLLGREYRRNWELPQV, encoded by the coding sequence ATGGCTGCAGGCGTCGTGGGGCTGGCCAGCAATATGGCTCTGGCAGATTCCGCCCCTAATGAGCGCGTCGTACTCGCCGGGATCGGAATGCGGGGACAGGGGAAGTTTCTGACCTCCAGTATGGCTGCCTTTCCGGATGTTCATATCAAGACGATCTGTGATGTGGATGAAGCCGTCATTCCGGCTGCCCTGAAATCGATCGAAAAAGAGCAAGGGGCTCCCCCGGAAGTTGTCAGCGATTTTCGTAAGGTGCTCGACGATCCCGAAATTGATGGCGTCGTGATTGCCACTCCCGATCACTGGCACGCTATGATGGCGATCATGGCCTGTCAGGCTGGTAAAGACGTCTACGTAGAAAAACCGGTCTCACACAATCTGAACGAAGGCCTCAAAATTATTGAGGCGGCCCGCAAGCATCAACGCGTGGTACAGTCCGGCATCCATCAACGCAGCGGATCGCATTTTCAATCCGCGGTCGAATTCGTGCAGAGCGGAAAACTGGGCGACGTCAGACTGGCCAAAGCCTGGATTATCCATCGTCGCAAATCGATCGGTCGGAAGAAAGACATCGCGGTACCGCAGGGCGTCAATTATGATCTCTGGCTGGGACCCGCTGCCAGCCGTCCGTTCAATCCGAATCGCTTCCATTACAACTGGCACTGGTTCTGGGATTACGGGACTGGCGAAATGGGAAACTGGGGCGTCCACATGCTGGACATCGCCCGCTGGGGACTCGGAGTCGATTTACCCGAACGGATCTCATCTTCCGGCGGCAAGTACTTCTTCAACGACGATCAGGAAACACCTGATACCCAAGTCGTGCAGTATCATTATCCGGGCAAAACGCTTGTCTGGGAGCATCGACTCTGGAGCGTGCATGGAATGGAAGGTCGTAACGCGGCTGCCGCACTCTACGGCGATAAGGGAACACTGGTCGTCGACCGTGGAGGCTGGAAGGTCTACGATCAAAAAGACGCAGCCACCTCCGGCACCAGCGATCAGGCGACAACCCATCACCGGAATTTCATCGACTGTATCAAGACCCGCAATAAGCCAACTTCGGACATTGAGATCGGTCATATTTCCAGTGCACTCTGTCACCTGGGGAATATCGCTTACCGGGCCGGGCAGGAGATTGAATTCGACCCGCTACAGAATCAGATCATTGGCAATCAACAGGCACAGTCACTCCTCGGGCGGGAATACCGCCGTAACTGGGAACTGCCCCAGGTCTGA
- a CDS encoding TIM barrel protein, which translates to MKLSLSVRIAEATCKTRLNIPFAELAQMAADLGYAALCMRASVVGVQSSDAELQQVKSIVDAAGLEISMITADMNIPQNNDQSPQALQEFEPTLHVAEMLGSPLVRVCLKQESDIAHAQRACDLAAERGVQLVHQFHPACLFEELERSIEVLKQIDRPNFGVIYEPASLLMCGQPYDESVIRQILPWLKNVYVQNLVITEDGPDHLETWCLGDRPFQLLPYWDESGRGINFREVLAGLNAVDYDGCFTIHQAEGIVTADDARNYAARCKEWVESLNS; encoded by the coding sequence ATGAAACTCTCCCTCTCGGTGCGGATCGCGGAAGCGACCTGCAAAACCAGGTTGAATATCCCCTTTGCGGAACTGGCACAGATGGCCGCAGATCTGGGGTATGCGGCTCTCTGTATGCGAGCCAGCGTCGTGGGGGTACAGAGTTCCGATGCGGAACTTCAACAGGTGAAATCGATCGTCGATGCCGCCGGTCTGGAGATCTCCATGATCACCGCCGACATGAATATTCCTCAGAATAATGATCAGTCCCCCCAGGCTCTGCAGGAATTCGAACCGACGCTGCATGTCGCTGAAATGCTGGGGAGCCCGCTGGTGCGGGTCTGCCTCAAACAGGAGTCCGATATTGCACACGCCCAGAGGGCCTGCGATCTGGCGGCAGAACGGGGTGTGCAGCTGGTACATCAGTTTCATCCTGCTTGTCTGTTCGAGGAACTGGAACGCTCGATCGAAGTCTTAAAGCAGATTGATCGTCCCAATTTTGGCGTGATCTATGAGCCGGCCAGCCTGCTGATGTGCGGACAGCCTTATGACGAATCCGTCATAAGGCAGATTCTACCCTGGCTGAAAAACGTGTATGTGCAGAACCTGGTCATTACCGAGGACGGGCCCGATCACCTGGAGACCTGGTGCCTGGGAGACCGTCCCTTTCAGTTGCTTCCCTACTGGGATGAGAGCGGCCGTGGAATCAATTTTCGCGAGGTGCTGGCAGGATTAAATGCAGTGGACTATGATGGCTGCTTCACCATCCATCAGGCGGAAGGTATTGTCACCGCCGACGATGCCCGCAATTATGCGGCTCGCTGTAAAGAGTGGGTGGAATCGCTCAACTCCTGA
- a CDS encoding sulfatase-like hydrolase/transferase codes for MKKAFVVSFEQLPAFMLGCYGHQWIETPNFDRLASQSVVFDQHFANDLSSRGNTFPWWSGQTVPAQDNSSASETACFVSRLKTKGVLSTLLLETEADVGRTASMREQEPFFDQFDDVTTVTGKNGYELSEADSPFSRLIQTALEHLPDWMASPDDQLIWLRSEGVPSLPLAPEFYATLYLDEVLDQGDDPEEESEFVTEELPLEPAEADSEEELDDALDLEEDDDWEELISAVVALFQSPEEWGDLDDDERRMARAVYAGYVTLLDQWLGRFLDSLLEYAEQHSILLIVTAARGGSSLLGPVRDVEDWGLFEETTHVPLLIFDSGNQQQGNRRQFLSQSADIPATLSAWWGLEPVENTVGGADLLAMIAGQEDMSEPVIHAASDEAVAIRTPEFYYLLRRIKQPSVAEHETHPLPETAPVQLYQKPSDRWDVYEQHSQHPETVAAFAELLNTKQTGSTS; via the coding sequence ATGAAGAAAGCTTTTGTCGTCAGTTTCGAACAGTTGCCCGCATTTATGCTGGGCTGTTACGGGCATCAGTGGATTGAAACACCTAACTTCGATCGCCTGGCGTCCCAGTCTGTAGTCTTTGATCAGCATTTTGCGAACGATCTCAGCTCTCGTGGCAACACGTTTCCCTGGTGGTCGGGACAGACTGTTCCCGCTCAAGACAATTCTTCAGCAAGCGAGACCGCATGTTTCGTCTCGCGTTTAAAAACAAAAGGCGTGCTTTCAACGTTGCTGCTCGAAACGGAAGCCGACGTCGGTCGCACCGCATCCATGCGTGAACAGGAACCGTTCTTTGATCAATTCGATGATGTAACAACGGTAACCGGAAAGAACGGTTATGAGCTCAGCGAAGCGGATTCCCCATTCTCGCGACTGATTCAGACCGCCCTCGAACACCTGCCCGACTGGATGGCGTCGCCCGATGATCAACTGATCTGGCTTCGTTCAGAAGGAGTACCTTCACTGCCACTGGCACCGGAATTCTATGCCACGCTCTATCTGGATGAAGTCCTCGATCAGGGAGACGATCCAGAGGAAGAGAGTGAGTTTGTCACGGAAGAACTTCCGCTAGAGCCTGCAGAAGCAGATTCTGAGGAAGAGCTGGATGATGCCCTTGATCTTGAAGAGGACGATGACTGGGAAGAACTGATTAGTGCTGTCGTCGCCCTGTTTCAAAGCCCGGAGGAGTGGGGTGATCTGGATGATGACGAACGCCGGATGGCGCGGGCCGTCTACGCAGGCTACGTCACACTGCTCGATCAGTGGCTGGGACGCTTTCTGGATTCCCTGCTCGAGTACGCAGAACAGCACTCCATTTTATTGATCGTCACGGCGGCACGCGGTGGTAGTTCTCTGCTCGGTCCTGTAAGAGACGTGGAAGACTGGGGACTGTTCGAAGAAACTACGCACGTCCCCCTGTTGATATTTGATTCCGGGAATCAGCAGCAGGGGAACCGACGCCAGTTTCTATCACAATCGGCAGATATTCCCGCGACCTTATCAGCCTGGTGGGGCCTCGAACCTGTAGAAAATACAGTAGGGGGAGCGGATCTCCTGGCGATGATTGCAGGTCAGGAAGACATGTCGGAACCGGTCATTCACGCTGCCAGCGATGAGGCGGTTGCAATTCGTACCCCGGAATTTTATTATCTCCTGCGCCGAATCAAACAGCCTTCTGTCGCAGAGCACGAAACGCATCCCCTCCCGGAGACAGCACCAGTTCAGCTCTATCAGAAACCCTCAGATCGCTGGGACGTCTACGAGCAGCATTCACAGCACCCGGAGACGGTGGCTGCGTTTGCAGAACTGCTGAATACAAAACAGACCGGAAGTACATCATGA
- a CDS encoding BatA domain-containing protein: MTFDFLNPMMLLGLLGLSLPILVHLLSRKKYDIVQWGAMQFLELGRRTRRRIRLEGWLLLAIRMLLVALITFALARPWISGGFLSQFISTQSRDVVFVIDGSYSMGWEGETTTPHSAAIQWVHRFLEELNPGDTIAVIDARHQPRLVTESPTHNFAMVREKLNQLPPPAGESNLANSVSKAIQILGKTSNLEREIIVLTDDQAFGWTPQDTLLWDQVNDLMQQSAVPIDLWATNVAGEKNEGLQTNLRVDQLTLSREVCVKNLPVRISTTIRYDGPEPTLICPVYFEIDGQRIKEKTQSIKIENHGEAAVEFQHRFDQEGTHVISVVLDPDNLPGDDRSDAALQVTSALPVLLVDGTPSFDPTRSEVFFANLALTAPTNRTPWIQTTVIDKDQLTADLLKNQAVVILANVDALTDVQAGALIDFVNQQGGGVMLALGDQVDPEQYQRQLFQAEGLIPVELKSKEAAQGLEFGNVIQINSDSLQTPWLKRFRGEYANGLTAARFNHWCDLTLLDVEALPAEEQGDATDSSPSTAPQSIARLSNQKPLLVMMNHARGRVLLMTSSLDADWNNLPSKPDYVPFLHEAVFELSSGRVFRNLQLDEPIVVPVPGGTTIEQFTFLDPNGKPAVGTIDQAVNSATFQCTNTSLPGVYQLNPKSDQNQELRSDRFVVNFDRSESNLTPLSEVEQKSLTDSYHFTFFKTLDELKQLMFSDVSETEFWRFLLLIFLLLMVGELFLTRRLVQGGHVSLPEENQ; this comes from the coding sequence ATGACATTTGATTTCCTAAATCCGATGATGCTTCTCGGCCTGCTGGGATTATCGCTGCCGATACTGGTGCATTTACTGAGCCGCAAGAAATATGACATTGTGCAGTGGGGGGCGATGCAGTTTCTGGAGTTGGGTCGCCGCACGCGACGACGGATCCGTCTGGAAGGCTGGCTCCTGCTGGCAATCCGGATGCTGCTGGTCGCGTTGATCACGTTCGCGCTGGCCCGCCCGTGGATTTCCGGAGGTTTTCTCTCCCAGTTCATTTCGACCCAGTCTCGAGACGTCGTCTTTGTCATCGACGGTTCCTACAGTATGGGTTGGGAAGGGGAAACCACCACGCCTCACTCCGCAGCCATTCAATGGGTGCATCGCTTTCTGGAAGAACTGAATCCGGGTGACACAATCGCAGTCATTGATGCCCGGCATCAACCGCGACTGGTGACCGAATCTCCCACCCATAACTTTGCGATGGTTCGCGAGAAGTTGAACCAGTTGCCGCCCCCTGCAGGCGAATCGAATCTCGCGAATTCTGTCAGTAAAGCGATTCAGATTCTGGGCAAGACCTCTAACCTCGAACGCGAGATCATCGTGCTGACCGACGACCAGGCATTCGGCTGGACGCCCCAGGATACCCTGCTCTGGGATCAGGTTAATGATCTGATGCAGCAGTCTGCGGTTCCGATCGACCTCTGGGCGACTAATGTTGCCGGCGAAAAAAATGAAGGGTTGCAAACCAACCTGCGCGTGGACCAGCTCACCCTTTCGCGGGAAGTCTGCGTCAAAAATCTGCCCGTCCGCATTTCAACCACCATCCGCTATGACGGTCCGGAGCCGACACTGATCTGCCCGGTCTATTTCGAAATCGACGGTCAGCGAATCAAAGAAAAAACGCAGTCGATCAAAATTGAAAACCACGGCGAAGCGGCGGTCGAGTTTCAGCATCGCTTCGACCAGGAAGGGACGCACGTCATTAGCGTCGTCCTCGATCCAGACAATCTGCCTGGCGATGACCGATCGGATGCAGCGTTGCAGGTCACCAGCGCACTGCCTGTGCTCCTGGTGGATGGCACGCCCAGTTTCGACCCGACCCGTAGTGAAGTCTTTTTCGCTAACCTGGCACTCACGGCACCCACGAACCGAACCCCCTGGATTCAGACCACGGTTATTGATAAAGACCAGCTGACAGCAGACCTGTTGAAGAACCAGGCGGTAGTCATCCTGGCGAACGTCGATGCGCTGACTGACGTGCAGGCAGGAGCTCTGATCGATTTTGTCAATCAACAGGGGGGCGGCGTCATGCTGGCTCTGGGGGACCAGGTCGATCCGGAACAGTACCAGCGACAGTTATTCCAAGCTGAGGGATTGATCCCCGTTGAGCTGAAATCAAAGGAAGCCGCCCAGGGTCTTGAATTCGGTAACGTGATTCAGATCAACTCCGACAGCCTGCAGACTCCCTGGCTGAAACGTTTTCGCGGTGAGTATGCCAACGGTTTGACCGCGGCTCGGTTCAATCACTGGTGTGATCTTACACTACTGGATGTCGAGGCCCTCCCTGCTGAGGAGCAAGGGGATGCGACCGACTCCAGTCCTTCGACAGCACCACAGTCCATCGCCAGGCTGTCCAATCAGAAACCGTTACTGGTAATGATGAACCACGCACGGGGACGTGTGCTGCTGATGACGTCGTCACTCGATGCGGATTGGAACAATCTACCCAGCAAGCCGGATTATGTTCCGTTCCTGCACGAGGCGGTATTTGAGCTTTCCTCGGGACGCGTGTTCCGCAACCTGCAACTGGATGAACCAATTGTGGTTCCGGTGCCAGGTGGGACGACCATTGAACAGTTCACCTTTCTGGATCCCAACGGGAAACCGGCGGTTGGCACCATCGATCAGGCCGTCAATAGCGCGACCTTTCAGTGCACAAACACCTCTCTGCCCGGCGTCTATCAATTGAATCCGAAATCAGACCAGAACCAGGAACTGCGGTCCGATCGCTTCGTAGTCAACTTTGATCGCAGCGAATCGAACCTGACCCCACTCTCAGAAGTCGAGCAGAAATCGCTGACCGACTCGTATCACTTTACTTTTTTCAAAACGCTGGACGAACTGAAACAGCTGATGTTCTCCGATGTGTCAGAGACCGAATTCTGGCGTTTTCTGTTGCTGATCTTTTTACTACTGATGGTTGGGGAGTTGTTCCTGACCAGGAGACTGGTGCAGGGAGGACATGTGTCGCTCCCGGAAGAGAATCAATAA
- the arsC gene encoding arsenate reductase (glutaredoxin) (This arsenate reductase requires both glutathione and glutaredoxin to convert arsenate to arsenite, after which the efflux transporter formed by ArsA and ArsB can extrude the arsenite from the cell, providing resistance.), protein MKIYHNPRCGKSRQTLALIKEAGIEPEVIEYLKTPPTAEELDAILKKLKMEPQELMRKGEAIYKELKLAERELTCDEAIAVMLEHPKLIERPIVLQGRKAVLGRPPENVKELL, encoded by the coding sequence ATGAAGATCTATCATAATCCCCGCTGTGGCAAGAGCCGCCAGACACTCGCCTTAATCAAAGAGGCTGGTATTGAACCTGAAGTCATTGAGTATCTCAAGACTCCGCCCACGGCTGAAGAACTCGACGCCATTCTGAAGAAGCTCAAGATGGAACCGCAGGAGCTGATGCGAAAAGGTGAAGCGATCTATAAAGAACTCAAGCTGGCAGAGCGGGAGTTGACTTGTGATGAAGCGATCGCTGTCATGCTGGAGCATCCCAAGTTGATCGAACGTCCGATTGTCCTTCAGGGACGCAAAGCAGTCCTGGGACGTCCCCCTGAAAACGTAAAAGAACTACTGTAG
- a CDS encoding FAD-dependent oxidoreductase — protein MLSCSTKILPVLLVTISLFCSVPAISAQEIQPDKLKSAYDVVVYGGTSGGIAAALQAHRMGKTALLIEPGKHLGGLSSGGLGATDIGNKAAIGGIAREFYGRLGTYYSQDESWVYQKQSDYKSRRKNTSETEMWTFEPHVAEATFEQMLTADQVPWLKQQRLDLKQGVQKAEGRISAIKMESGLVVKGKVFIDATYEGDLLAVAGVSYHVGRESNATYGETLNGIQTRNAVFHQFIKPVDPYVVPGDKSSGLLPGVQQEGPGGKDGDGDHRVQAYCFRMCTTDVPENQREWVKPKNYDPQRYELLLRNFEAGDHRVPWNPVLMPNRKTDTNNNFAISTDNIGMNYEYPDADYEERDEIFQEHLTYQQGLMWTLANSPRVPPEVQKQFQKWKPTKDEFQETAGWPFQLYVREARRMISEYVMNEKHCTSELIADDSIGLAAYTMDSHNQQRYAIDGKTLNEGDVQVGVPNPYPISYRSIRPRKSECQNLLVPVAMAASHIAYGSIRMEPVFMVLGQSAATAASQAIDADSAVQDIDYPQLRKQLLADKQVLIWTGPRKEPPIRVKSLAGIVVDDRDARSSLGWKKSSSITPYVGQGYQHDGDTDKGNRKIVFTAEIPQDGIYEVRVYYVPSSNRATNVPYELRTAEGPVTVRVNQRKKPEQGKYQVLGTFLFKSGKQEILTVSNQGTDGHVIVDALQLVPLKSK, from the coding sequence ATGCTGTCCTGTTCTACGAAAATTCTCCCCGTTCTGTTAGTCACGATTTCTCTGTTCTGCAGCGTCCCTGCGATTTCCGCACAGGAAATTCAGCCCGACAAACTGAAGTCGGCTTATGACGTTGTCGTTTATGGGGGGACTTCCGGAGGCATTGCAGCCGCGCTTCAGGCACACCGCATGGGGAAAACCGCACTGCTGATCGAGCCGGGAAAACATCTGGGTGGTCTCTCTTCCGGCGGACTGGGAGCGACTGACATCGGCAACAAAGCTGCGATTGGCGGCATCGCCCGGGAATTCTACGGAAGACTGGGTACATATTACAGTCAGGATGAATCCTGGGTTTATCAGAAACAGAGTGACTACAAGAGCCGACGCAAAAATACTTCTGAAACCGAAATGTGGACTTTCGAACCTCACGTCGCGGAAGCGACCTTTGAGCAGATGCTGACCGCCGATCAGGTTCCCTGGCTCAAACAGCAGCGACTCGATCTGAAACAGGGCGTTCAGAAAGCAGAGGGACGCATCTCCGCGATCAAAATGGAAAGTGGCCTGGTCGTCAAAGGCAAAGTCTTTATCGACGCGACTTATGAAGGTGATCTGCTGGCGGTCGCCGGCGTCTCCTATCATGTCGGACGCGAGTCCAACGCCACTTACGGCGAAACCTTAAACGGGATTCAGACCCGCAATGCCGTCTTTCATCAGTTCATCAAACCCGTTGATCCCTATGTCGTTCCTGGTGACAAAAGCAGTGGTCTGCTCCCCGGAGTACAGCAGGAAGGACCCGGTGGAAAAGATGGAGACGGCGATCACCGCGTGCAGGCTTACTGTTTTCGTATGTGTACCACGGATGTCCCCGAGAACCAGCGGGAATGGGTGAAACCAAAGAATTACGATCCCCAGCGATACGAACTGCTGTTGCGCAACTTTGAAGCCGGCGATCACCGTGTCCCCTGGAACCCGGTTCTGATGCCGAACCGTAAGACCGACACGAATAATAACTTTGCGATCTCGACCGATAACATCGGGATGAACTACGAATACCCCGATGCGGATTACGAGGAACGCGATGAGATCTTCCAGGAGCATCTGACTTACCAGCAGGGCCTGATGTGGACCCTGGCCAACAGCCCCCGCGTGCCTCCCGAGGTGCAGAAACAGTTCCAAAAATGGAAACCGACGAAAGACGAATTCCAGGAGACAGCAGGCTGGCCCTTTCAACTTTATGTCCGTGAAGCCCGCCGCATGATTTCAGAATATGTCATGAATGAGAAACATTGCACGTCGGAACTCATCGCCGATGACAGTATCGGTCTGGCCGCATATACAATGGACTCACACAATCAGCAGCGGTATGCCATTGATGGTAAGACGCTCAACGAAGGAGATGTGCAGGTCGGCGTTCCAAACCCCTATCCGATTTCCTATCGTTCCATCCGGCCCCGCAAGTCAGAATGCCAGAACCTGCTGGTGCCGGTCGCGATGGCTGCTTCACATATCGCTTACGGCTCAATCCGGATGGAGCCTGTATTTATGGTCCTGGGACAGTCTGCAGCAACCGCAGCCAGTCAGGCCATTGATGCTGATTCCGCAGTACAGGACATCGATTACCCGCAACTCCGCAAACAACTGCTGGCTGACAAACAGGTTCTGATCTGGACCGGTCCCCGCAAGGAACCACCGATTCGCGTTAAATCGCTGGCAGGTATCGTGGTGGATGATCGAGACGCCCGAAGTTCACTCGGCTGGAAAAAAAGTTCATCCATCACCCCCTATGTCGGACAGGGCTATCAGCATGATGGCGACACTGATAAGGGAAATCGGAAAATTGTCTTCACAGCAGAGATTCCACAGGATGGCATTTACGAAGTGCGTGTGTACTACGTTCCCTCATCCAACCGCGCCACTAATGTTCCTTATGAACTGCGGACTGCTGAGGGACCAGTGACCGTTCGTGTCAACCAGCGTAAAAAGCCCGAGCAGGGTAAATATCAGGTGCTCGGGACATTCCTGTTCAAATCAGGAAAACAGGAAATTCTCACCGTTTCGAACCAGGGGACCGATGGGCATGTCATTGTAGATGCCCTGCAACTGGTTCCCCTGAAATCGAAATAA